The genomic window ctctcctctcctctcgtctcctctccttttctctcctctctctcctctcctcctctctcctcccctcttctctctaactttctctcctctcctccccgtctctcccctctcatctcctcccctctatccacttctcttctctcctgtctctctcctcttctctcctctcctctcctccgctttctctcttctctcctttctcctctcatctcctcccctctctcctcttctcttatatcctgtctctctcctcttctctcctcttctctcctctcttccgctttctcctctcctttctcctctcctctcctcccctctccttccatctcttctcttctctcctctcctccgctctcactcttctctcctgtctcgctcctctcctctctctctcctcccatctttTCTCTAActgtctctcctttcctcccctttttcctctcctctcctcccctctctcctctcctctctcctatcctctcctctcttctcctcctctctcctcccctcttctttctaattttctctcctctcctcttctcccatgtctctctcctcccctctcctctcctctctcctaccgtAGCTGTTGAAAGACTTCCCAGATGAGTTGAGGGCAGACATTGCCATGCACCTGAACAAGGAGCTCCTGCAGCTGTCTCTGTTTGAGTCGGCCAGTAGGGGGTGTCTGCGTTCCCTGTCCCTCATCATCAAGACATCGTTCTGCGCCCCGGGAGAGTATCTCATCCGCCAGGGAGACGCCCTGCAGGCCATCTACTTTGTCTGCTCTGGGTCCATGGAGGTGCTGAAGGACAACACTGTGCTGGCTATACTGGGTAGGGgactggcagtctgtgtgtgtgtgtatgtctactttgtcatggtgttggaggtggTGGTAGGACTATAAACCTTCTAAAACATCTGTGCAGCCTTCACTGCCAGTCTATACCATTtagctatgtgtgtgtgcgtgtgtgtgtgtgtgtgtgtgtgtgtgtgtgtgtgtgtggtgtgtgtgtgtgtgtgtgtgtggtgtgtgtgtgtgggtgtgtgtgtgtgtgtgtgtgtgtgtgtgtgtgtgtgtgtggacttccCTGTCTTCACAGGAACATGTCTCTGTGTGATTCATTATGAAGGAGGCCTGTATTATAGATGATGTGTTGTTATTAATGGAGGGTTCAGTACAGGAACATGTCTCTGTGTGATTCATTATGAAGGAGGCCTGTATTATAGATGATGTGTTGTTATTCATATGGAGGGTTCAGCACAGGAACATGTTTACCTTGGGGAGGCCAGCACACAACACACGATTGGTTGAGACAAGTACACACGTTACATAAGGAGCTAAAATTAGCATGTATCTGTGTGGGGTGGGTGTCTTTATGTCTGTGTGTCGCATCACTTCATGGTGACCTGATCGGCTCTGACTCCCTGTGTGTGTTTCCTATGTATACCCAGGTCGTGGAGACCTGATCGGCTCTGACTCCCTGTGTGTGTTTCCTATGTATACCCAGGTCGTGGAGACCTGATCGGCTCTGACTCCCTGTGTGTGTTTCCTATGTATACCCAGGTTGTGGAGACCTGATCGGCTCTGacttcctgtgtgtgtttcctaTGTATACCCAGGTTGTGGAGACCTGATCGGCTCTGACTCCCTGTGTGTGTTTCCTATGTATACCCAGGTCGTGGAGACCTGATCGGCTCTGACTCCCTGTGTGTGTTTCCTATGTATACCCAGGTCGTGGAGACCTGATTGGCTCTGACTCCCTGTGTGTGTTTCCTATGTATACCCAGGTTGTGGAGACCTGATCGGCTCTGACTCCCTGTGTGTGTTTCCTATGTATACCCAGGTCGTGGAGACCTGATCGGCTCTGACTCCCTGTGTGTGTTTCCTATGTATACCCAGGTTGTGGAGACCTGATCGGCTCTGACTCCCTGTGTGTGTTTCCTATGTATACCCAGGTTGTGGAGACCTGATCGGCTCTGACTCCCTGTGTGTGTTTCCTATGTATACCCAGGTTGTGGAGACCTGATCGGCTCTGACTCCCTGTGTGTGTTTCCTATGTATACCCAGGTCGTGGAGACCTGATCGGCTCTGACTTCCTGACCAAGGAGCAGGTGATCAAGACCAATGCCAATGTGAAGGCCCTGACCTACTGTGACCTGCAGTACATCAGTCTGAAGTGGGCTTCAAGGGTGTTGGtctaacggggggggggggggggggagagccaGGTCACCTGgtaactgggggggggggggggggggagcggacagagagagagggggggggtggggggtggggggggggggggggggggggggggggggggagagcggggggttgggggtgggggggggtgggggggggggggggtggggcgggggggggggggtggggggggtgggggggggggggggggggggggggggggggggggggggggggtggggggaggggggggggggggggggggggggggggggggggggtggggggggtgggggggggggggggtgggggggggggggggggggggtgggggggggtggggggtggggggggggggggggggtggggggggggggggggggggggcgggggggggggggggtgggggggggggggggggggggggggggggggtggggggggggggggggggggggggggggggggggggggggggggggggggggggggggggggggggggggggggggggggggggggggtgggggggggggggggggggggggggtggggggggggggggagggggggggggggggggggggggggggggggggggggggggggggggggggggggggggggggggggggggggggggggggggggggggggggggggggggggggggggcggcgggggggggggggggggtgggggggggggggggggggggggggggggggggggcgggggggggggggggggggggggggggggggggggggggggcgggggtgggtgggcgggggggggggggggggggggggggggtggcggggggggggtgggggtgggggggtgggggtgggggggggggggggggtggggttgggtggggggggggtggggggggggggggggggggggggggttgggggggggggggggggggggggggggggggggggggggggggggggggggggggggggggggggggggggggggggggcgggggggggagaggggagggggggggggggggtgggggggggagggggggggggggggtggggggggggggggggggggtggggggggggggtggggtggggggggggggggggcggggggtggttgtgggggtggggggggggggggggggggggggtggggggggggggggggggggggggggggggggggggggggcgtggggggggtggggggggggggtggggggggggggtgggggggtgggggggtgggtggggggggggggggggggggggggggggggggggggggggggggggggggggggggggggggggggggggggggggggggtggggagggggtgcggggggggtggggggggggggggggggggggggggggtgggtgtggGGAGggggtggtgtggggggggggggggggggggggtggggggggggggggggcggggggggggggggggggggggggggggggggggggggggggggggggggggggggggggtggggggggggtgggggggggggtgggggggggggggggggggggggggtggggggggggggggggggggggggggggggggggggggggggggggggggggggggtggggggggggggggggggggggggcgaccgggggggtgggggggggggggggggggggggggggggggcgggggggggggggggggggggggggggggggggggggggggcgggggtggggggggggggggggggggggggggggggggggggggggggggggggggggggggggggggggggggggggggtggggggggggggggggggggggggtggtggggggggggggggggggggggagtggggggggtggggggggggggggggggggggggggggggggggggggggggggggggggggggttggggggggggggggggggggggtgggggggggggggtgggggggggggggggggggggggggggggggggggggggggtaggggggggggggggggggggggggggggagggggggggggggggcggggggtggggggggggggtggggtggggggggggggggggggggggggggggggggggggggggggggtgggggggggggggggggggggggggggggggggggggggggggggggggggggggtgtgggggggggggggggggggggggggggggggggggggggggcgggggggggggggggggggggggtggggggggggggggggggggggtgggggggtggggggggggggggggggggggggggggggggggggggagggggggggggggggggggggggggtgggcggggggggtgggggggcggggggggggggggggggggggggggggggggggg from Salvelinus namaycush isolate Seneca chromosome 40, SaNama_1.0, whole genome shotgun sequence includes these protein-coding regions:
- the LOC120033256 gene encoding potassium voltage-gated channel subfamily H member 8-like, which translates into the protein MHAVVFGNVTAIIQRMYSRRSLYHTRTKDLKDFIRVHGLPKALEQRMMECFQTTWSVNNGIDVSELLKDFPDELRADIAMHLNKELLQLSLFESASRGCLRSLSLIIKTSFCAPGEYLIRQGDALQAIYFVCSGSMEVLKDNTVLAILGRGDLIGSDFLTKEQVIKTNANVKALTYCDLQYISLNGRRLLWLYPEYAQKFITEIQHDLTYNLREGHTAEHKAA